A genome region from Nitrospira sp. includes the following:
- a CDS encoding TonB-dependent receptor has product MRPSAENLDTTRRQPSSPSQGNRQLMVSQTINTHMRRGTLPICGGILIVCCALEAHAQRAAPSPAVSTTGAPINEELELLKEEETVSIATRHEQPISQSPSNVYVITDEDIRHSGAADIPTILRRVPGLDVMQVTGADFNVSARGDNQLFANKILVMIDGRSIYIDGQGLVFWKSLPVTLPEIKRIEVLKGPASVVYGLNAFDGVINIITKSAQEMKGTTLQFGGGELGTISSAAVQAGSAGKLDYRLSLGHDQNQQWRNNDALAFRSNKLNVQTQYNFSGDATLRVAGGVIDTNRFDGPVSNVQIPHSQFNQAYTDVHYQYRNFSVRGWWQGNDIPVDSSTHPLLARFVRQTNATGGPNVSFTTNTYNVEAQHSLDFGPTNRLSYGINYRYNTVDGSAVSELGREDRFGIHLQDEWKISPALTLVAGIRYDLHTRINGTWSPRVALVYNLTPDQTVRFSASVAYRPPTLFESNLDLRILPTVPPLFAPIPLFGSQRLNPEQIISYEAGYQGWWMKHRLRTRLDLFFNHLSDLINFQTIGTTRTLINGGEADIYGTEAGLEFLATRWLSGFANVSYQKIGQTFTGVSRRGGPDWKANVGFRGDWDSGLNGEIAVHYIAGATYPLIEFFTALAPVLPIPTSPTIDSYTLLNLRGGYRFWHDKAEVAVAVFNALNDRHKEHPLGDTLGNRVMGWVTLRF; this is encoded by the coding sequence ATGCGGCCTTCAGCAGAAAACCTCGACACCACCCGCCGACAGCCATCCTCTCCCTCTCAAGGCAACCGACAACTCATGGTCAGTCAAACCATCAACACTCACATGCGACGTGGTACCCTCCCCATCTGTGGTGGGATCTTGATCGTCTGTTGCGCCTTGGAGGCCCACGCTCAGCGCGCAGCCCCCTCGCCGGCTGTTTCGACAACCGGCGCGCCGATCAACGAGGAGCTGGAACTCCTGAAGGAGGAGGAAACCGTCAGCATCGCCACTCGCCATGAACAACCGATCTCCCAATCTCCTTCCAATGTGTATGTAATTACAGACGAAGACATCCGCCACTCGGGTGCGGCGGACATTCCCACCATCCTCCGGCGCGTGCCTGGGCTGGATGTCATGCAGGTCACCGGAGCGGACTTCAATGTGAGCGCGCGAGGCGACAACCAACTGTTCGCCAACAAGATCCTCGTCATGATCGACGGCCGCTCGATCTATATCGACGGCCAGGGCCTCGTGTTCTGGAAATCACTCCCGGTCACCCTCCCGGAGATTAAACGCATCGAGGTACTGAAAGGGCCTGCCTCTGTCGTCTACGGCTTGAATGCGTTCGACGGGGTGATCAACATCATCACGAAGTCCGCGCAGGAGATGAAAGGCACCACCTTGCAGTTCGGCGGCGGGGAACTCGGCACCATCTCCAGTGCCGCCGTCCAGGCGGGATCGGCTGGCAAACTCGACTACCGTCTCTCCCTCGGCCATGATCAGAATCAACAATGGCGCAACAACGACGCGCTGGCCTTCCGTTCGAACAAACTCAACGTGCAGACCCAGTACAACTTCTCCGGTGACGCCACCTTACGCGTCGCCGGCGGGGTGATCGATACCAATCGCTTCGACGGCCCCGTCTCGAACGTCCAAATTCCCCATTCGCAATTCAATCAGGCCTATACGGACGTCCATTACCAATATCGCAATTTCTCCGTGCGCGGGTGGTGGCAGGGGAACGACATTCCCGTCGACTCCTCGACACACCCGCTGCTGGCTCGGTTTGTCCGGCAGACCAACGCGACAGGCGGGCCGAACGTTTCGTTCACCACCAACACGTATAATGTCGAAGCGCAACACAGCCTCGACTTCGGGCCTACCAACCGGCTGAGCTACGGCATCAACTACCGCTACAACACCGTCGATGGAAGTGCGGTGTCTGAATTAGGACGCGAAGACCGATTCGGTATCCATCTTCAGGACGAGTGGAAGATCTCGCCCGCTCTGACCTTGGTAGCCGGTATTCGCTATGACCTGCATACCAGGATCAATGGGACCTGGAGCCCGCGCGTCGCCCTGGTGTACAACCTGACGCCCGACCAGACCGTCCGTTTCAGTGCATCGGTGGCCTACCGCCCGCCGACACTGTTCGAGTCCAATCTCGATCTGCGCATCCTGCCGACGGTGCCGCCGCTGTTTGCACCTATCCCGCTATTTGGATCACAGAGACTCAATCCCGAGCAGATCATTTCCTATGAAGCCGGCTATCAGGGCTGGTGGATGAAACATCGGCTCCGGACCAGACTCGACTTGTTCTTCAATCATCTCTCCGACTTGATCAACTTCCAAACCATCGGCACTACCCGCACGCTCATCAACGGCGGTGAGGCCGACATCTATGGCACCGAAGCGGGGCTGGAGTTCCTCGCCACCAGATGGCTCAGCGGGTTTGCGAATGTCTCTTACCAAAAGATCGGCCAGACCTTCACCGGCGTCTCCAGGCGCGGCGGCCCGGACTGGAAAGCGAACGTAGGCTTTCGTGGCGATTGGGACAGCGGGCTGAACGGAGAGATCGCGGTCCACTACATCGCCGGCGCCACGTACCCCTTGATCGAATTCTTCACCGCGCTGGCTCCGGTGCTTCCCATACCGACAAGTCCGACGATCGATAGTTACACCTTGCTGAACCTGCGCGGCGGGTACCGATTCTGGCACGACAAGGCCGAAGTGGCCGTCGCCGTCTTCAATGCGCTGAACGATCGTCACAAGGAACACCCTTTGGGCGACACGCTCGGCAACCGAGTGATGGGTTGGGTGACCCTTAGGTTTTGA
- a CDS encoding outer membrane protein transport protein — protein MTPIAQAQTPRLQGQSAAAAAMGNAFVAQADDPSALHYNPAGMTQLHGFQTLFGTTLIGGTTQFTSPTGAQTTGDRNGSLAWPPPGHVYLVANLKDLGLSALGNFTAGIGMNNPFGSLTRYPNDGPFRTAVTFTTLPLLDIKPTIAYKLNDQLSFGLGADIYTFSGLFGEGHLEQKSVWPGGLGIPAGALMEINGSDTTAGFNVSLLYTPFRNSDGKPLVNIGMVYRSQATFHLTGNFLANGTSVAGAAATFVLPQVFSGGIAIWPVRTSEREWKLEFDVDYTGWKSNRNLDVHLTNGGLLPFPQNWQSTYTVMIGTEYRWLRVASMPDWDIALRAGYMNQQAQIPDRTFNPGVPSANTHIPSVGIGLACHENGSFLGLVRCSELGIGPLKPKLFAIDLAYQAGLYEVRTITGNQNTTVNGRYDSIVHVGSLSLRFNY, from the coding sequence ATGACGCCTATTGCACAGGCCCAAACCCCTCGACTGCAAGGGCAATCCGCTGCTGCCGCTGCGATGGGAAACGCCTTTGTCGCGCAAGCCGATGACCCGTCCGCGCTTCATTACAACCCTGCGGGCATGACACAGCTGCATGGATTCCAAACGCTGTTCGGCACCACGCTCATCGGCGGGACCACCCAATTCACCAGCCCAACCGGTGCGCAGACAACCGGAGACCGCAACGGGAGCCTGGCCTGGCCTCCTCCCGGCCACGTATACCTGGTCGCGAATCTCAAGGACCTCGGGCTGTCGGCACTCGGGAACTTCACTGCCGGAATCGGGATGAACAATCCGTTCGGTTCATTGACCAGATACCCGAACGATGGGCCGTTTCGCACCGCCGTGACCTTCACTACGTTGCCGTTGCTCGATATCAAACCCACCATCGCCTACAAGCTGAACGATCAGCTCTCCTTCGGATTGGGCGCGGATATTTACACGTTTTCCGGGCTCTTCGGAGAAGGCCATCTCGAACAGAAATCCGTCTGGCCAGGCGGACTGGGCATCCCGGCCGGCGCCTTGATGGAGATCAATGGCAGCGACACCACGGCGGGGTTTAACGTCAGCCTCCTGTACACCCCCTTCCGCAACAGCGACGGAAAACCACTCGTCAACATCGGCATGGTCTACCGCAGCCAAGCCACCTTCCATCTCACCGGCAACTTTCTCGCCAACGGCACCTCAGTCGCCGGCGCCGCCGCCACCTTCGTTCTGCCGCAGGTCTTCTCCGGCGGCATCGCCATCTGGCCGGTTCGTACATCCGAGCGCGAGTGGAAGCTGGAATTCGATGTGGACTATACCGGGTGGAAATCCAACCGGAACCTCGATGTCCACTTAACGAACGGCGGCCTGTTGCCGTTTCCGCAAAATTGGCAGAGTACCTATACCGTCATGATCGGAACCGAATACCGATGGTTGCGTGTGGCCTCGATGCCCGATTGGGACATTGCCTTGCGTGCCGGCTACATGAACCAACAGGCACAAATACCCGACCGCACCTTTAATCCGGGAGTCCCTTCAGCCAACACCCATATCCCCTCGGTGGGCATCGGGCTAGCCTGCCATGAAAATGGTTCTTTCCTTGGACTGGTGCGTTGCAGCGAACTGGGCATCGGCCCGTTGAAGCCGAAATTGTTCGCCATTGATCTCGCGTACCAAGCGGGGCTGTATGAAGTCCGAACCATTACCGGCAACCAGAATACAACCGTCAACGGCCGATACGACAGCATCGTTCATGTCGGCTCACTGTCGTTGCGCTTCAACTACTGA
- a CDS encoding di-heme-cytochrome C peroxidase — protein MPFYPRRIAVLAGLLFALSTVHCQAIDLPSSQHVGASDIQGWPEQERQRWYHTSAGTQLIPYDWFVALIEDESILDDFATTGILRDPSHPDKLPVGFAKVEGGPSSPAMVGFTCAFCHTTEFRYKNKKNENEYKNEPIRIEGGPSLQYNSRFLQVLFSKLGELNSPDKFKIFAARVLARRGEAMTTYTLTTLGRELKTRTQGLITRGGKDTSPEQWGPGRFDALGRGGNTVFTPLHPDNLRPSNASVSIPPLWGVWEYDWVQWSGSIQHPLARNIAQVIGVNAGLFAWTQTATSIPSEKSELFQSSVDINSLKTLETLARRLPSPRWPSTFPSINRELAAKGKDLYHGNKAKGIQNLCAHCHVATPIKNSSPNGPSLHVTMVPLKEIGTDSLYLENFSRRMVDTGPLQRGRISAREASELITNELMAVSPAGNDPDYQHLTNKWRDTAQYIARPHVAVWATAPFLHNGSIPNLYELLSPARERHACFYLSPTMEFDPDNVGFAIEECTGSPASRDLPGGFEFKTYLPGNGNGGHEFANVPGCESGSSNGILGCELPVENRRALIEYMKTCDLDGRVIRDAPACRDLE, from the coding sequence ATGCCCTTCTACCCCCGACGCATTGCGGTACTTGCCGGGCTGCTGTTTGCACTTTCGACCGTGCATTGCCAGGCAATTGATCTTCCCTCTTCACAGCATGTCGGCGCCTCTGATATTCAGGGTTGGCCTGAGCAGGAGCGGCAACGGTGGTATCACACATCCGCCGGCACCCAACTGATTCCCTACGACTGGTTTGTCGCGTTAATTGAAGACGAGTCGATCCTCGATGACTTCGCCACCACCGGTATCCTGCGTGACCCTTCTCACCCAGATAAACTTCCTGTGGGATTCGCCAAAGTCGAAGGAGGGCCGTCGTCCCCCGCGATGGTCGGCTTTACCTGCGCGTTTTGCCATACGACCGAGTTCAGATACAAGAACAAGAAGAACGAGAACGAGTACAAGAACGAGCCGATTCGCATCGAGGGGGGCCCGTCACTGCAGTACAACTCTCGTTTCCTGCAGGTCCTTTTCAGCAAACTTGGTGAACTCAACTCGCCGGACAAGTTCAAAATCTTCGCCGCCCGCGTACTCGCGCGCCGCGGGGAAGCCATGACCACGTATACGCTCACCACCTTAGGGCGGGAACTCAAGACACGCACCCAGGGGCTCATTACTCGGGGCGGGAAAGATACTTCCCCGGAACAATGGGGACCGGGTCGCTTCGATGCCCTCGGCCGGGGAGGCAACACGGTCTTTACCCCTCTCCATCCCGACAACCTTCGCCCCTCCAATGCGTCCGTTAGCATTCCTCCCTTGTGGGGCGTATGGGAATATGACTGGGTGCAATGGAGCGGCTCGATTCAGCATCCGCTCGCGCGAAATATCGCGCAAGTGATTGGCGTGAATGCCGGCCTCTTCGCCTGGACGCAGACCGCGACTTCGATTCCGTCGGAAAAGAGTGAACTTTTCCAATCCTCGGTGGATATCAACTCCCTCAAAACATTGGAAACCCTCGCCCGCCGGTTGCCTTCGCCTCGTTGGCCGAGCACATTTCCCTCCATCAATCGCGAGTTGGCGGCAAAAGGCAAAGACCTGTACCATGGCAACAAGGCTAAAGGCATTCAAAACCTCTGTGCCCATTGCCATGTTGCCACACCCATCAAGAATTCATCTCCCAATGGTCCAAGCCTCCACGTCACCATGGTGCCGCTAAAAGAAATCGGGACCGACTCCCTGTATCTTGAAAATTTCTCGCGCCGCATGGTGGATACCGGCCCGTTGCAACGTGGCCGTATATCGGCACGAGAGGCCTCGGAACTTATTACCAACGAACTGATGGCCGTGAGTCCCGCGGGGAACGATCCTGACTATCAGCACCTGACGAACAAGTGGAGGGACACGGCGCAATATATCGCCCGCCCGCACGTTGCCGTCTGGGCGACCGCTCCGTTTCTTCACAACGGATCGATACCCAATCTCTATGAACTGCTCTCCCCCGCACGCGAGCGCCATGCGTGTTTTTATCTGAGCCCAACGATGGAATTTGATCCCGATAACGTGGGCTTCGCGATTGAGGAATGTACAGGGTCACCGGCGAGCCGCGACCTGCCGGGAGGCTTTGAGTTCAAGACCTACCTCCCAGGAAACGGGAACGGAGGCCATGAATTTGCGAACGTCCCAGGTTGCGAGAGCGGAAGCAGCAATGGCATCCTGGGCTGTGAATTGCCGGTTGAGAACCGGCGGGCCCTTATCGAATACATGAAAACCTGTGACCTCGACGGTAGGGTCATACGTGACGCCCCGGCCTGCCGGGATCTTGAATAA
- a CDS encoding ATP-binding protein, with amino-acid sequence MIDLLSKERSILERPFMEFRPFGLNDQGEKICDISGVIVQSNVDYLHDYLSRTGGDNAAREALDELCRLLNSRLPDRTYHVTPDFLRNIWNSYSYEFVCYLREFCEQLSGDPHFHVNVGTDRKVPPLIQILCRPFSTQQLYKMWPYFGSKYVRGVLEFEVGQVTRRSAVLRMTFTDRALVQFGPYRKRCVDVICLSCKSSIARVQTQIHGTPAATVRDLACTANGDPYCEWEFTWIPQVRSSVPLAMWMLVAGGTFTYLHLRQPDVPTVEALGLAAVPASLLWWMITNHMRRAAKPLQRLLKEQEQVVDARHEELREAYLEQQSTAVTLRRKINDLTTLHRAGLLFSSTFDRDELLTNVLDTIVRDLHYDRAMIVQFDRTRNVSHDFRVRGMPQDVATFLRTQEVLITDPNSVEGTVFLRGEPVLTNNVHELWDRLHPFDQKLISMVNVKSFITVPLKTHDAVIGALTVDRTHNQALTQDDLDVLMTLASQVAIGLDNAQAYREIESLNARLEARVRERTAELETANAQLKQMDRLKSKFLAHVSHELRTPLTSIVGFADNMIEGLVGSLNMKQEQYLTRIKANGTRLARMITDLLDLSRVEAGKLTLSFDHVCLPAIAGDVIEQLLPLAITKHLTIELQSSDSTLLVWADQDRLSQILTNLLDNAIKYTPDGGHVSVELSIDLHQMAQVVVRDNGQGIPSDALPKLFDPFFRVQQEERGQTKGLGLGLAIVKDLVDLHGGSIRVRSEVDQGTAFIFTLPLQSRDSIPLTKLPAVRRTVLVVDDDLDICDLLRDRLESEGVQVYTAADGLAALRLLADTPIDGVLLDIALPELDGFEILRQLRHSHPTLPVVMMTAVEALDRAMAAVESGAQGYLLKPFDAARLRQIVDRWFIAGADHSDYPIGR; translated from the coding sequence ATGATCGATCTCCTCTCCAAGGAACGCTCCATTCTCGAACGACCGTTCATGGAGTTTCGCCCGTTCGGCCTCAACGACCAGGGCGAAAAGATCTGTGACATCAGCGGCGTCATCGTTCAATCCAACGTCGATTATTTGCACGACTATCTCAGCCGCACGGGTGGGGACAATGCTGCCCGCGAAGCGCTGGATGAACTGTGCCGATTACTCAACTCGCGCCTTCCGGACCGCACCTATCACGTCACGCCCGACTTCCTTCGCAATATCTGGAATAGCTACTCCTACGAATTCGTCTGTTACCTCAGGGAATTCTGCGAACAACTGTCCGGCGATCCCCATTTTCACGTCAACGTGGGCACAGACCGGAAAGTCCCCCCGTTGATTCAAATCCTCTGTCGCCCATTTTCGACCCAGCAGCTCTACAAGATGTGGCCCTATTTCGGCAGCAAATACGTCCGAGGAGTCTTGGAGTTTGAGGTCGGGCAGGTGACCAGACGTTCGGCCGTCCTCCGTATGACGTTTACCGATCGGGCCCTGGTGCAGTTCGGTCCCTACCGGAAACGCTGCGTGGATGTCATCTGCCTGTCGTGTAAAAGCAGCATCGCCCGGGTGCAGACGCAAATACACGGCACCCCGGCCGCCACTGTCAGAGATCTCGCCTGCACCGCCAATGGCGATCCCTACTGTGAATGGGAGTTCACCTGGATACCGCAGGTCCGCAGCTCCGTCCCGCTCGCCATGTGGATGCTCGTCGCAGGGGGAACGTTCACCTATCTGCATCTTCGCCAACCGGACGTACCGACGGTGGAGGCGCTGGGACTCGCGGCCGTTCCGGCGTCGTTACTGTGGTGGATGATCACCAACCACATGCGTCGGGCCGCCAAACCACTGCAACGGTTACTCAAGGAGCAGGAGCAGGTCGTCGACGCGCGGCATGAGGAGTTGCGCGAGGCCTACCTCGAACAACAAAGCACCGCCGTCACCTTACGCCGCAAAATCAATGATCTCACCACGCTTCACCGCGCAGGCCTCTTGTTCAGTTCGACCTTCGATCGTGACGAACTGCTCACCAATGTACTCGATACGATCGTCCGCGATTTGCACTACGATCGCGCCATGATCGTCCAGTTCGATCGCACCCGCAATGTCTCGCACGACTTTCGAGTACGCGGCATGCCGCAGGATGTCGCCACCTTTCTCCGCACGCAGGAGGTCCTCATCACCGACCCGAATAGTGTGGAAGGCACGGTGTTCTTACGCGGTGAGCCGGTGCTCACGAATAACGTGCACGAGCTCTGGGACCGCCTACACCCGTTCGACCAGAAGCTGATCAGCATGGTCAATGTGAAATCGTTTATTACCGTTCCCCTGAAAACGCACGATGCCGTCATCGGGGCGCTCACGGTCGATCGCACGCACAATCAGGCGCTCACGCAGGACGATCTCGATGTGTTGATGACACTCGCCAGTCAGGTCGCCATCGGCCTGGACAATGCCCAAGCCTATCGCGAGATCGAATCGCTTAATGCACGTCTGGAAGCGCGTGTGCGCGAACGGACCGCCGAGCTGGAAACCGCGAACGCGCAGCTCAAGCAGATGGATCGACTCAAATCGAAATTCCTCGCTCACGTGTCCCACGAGCTTCGAACGCCTCTCACAAGCATCGTCGGATTCGCAGACAATATGATCGAGGGACTCGTCGGCTCGCTCAACATGAAGCAGGAGCAATATCTCACTCGCATCAAAGCCAACGGCACCAGGCTCGCGCGCATGATCACCGATCTCCTCGACCTCTCCCGTGTCGAGGCCGGAAAACTGACGCTCTCCTTCGACCATGTCTGCCTTCCGGCGATCGCCGGCGATGTCATCGAACAACTCCTCCCCCTGGCCATCACCAAACATCTGACCATCGAACTCCAGAGTTCCGATTCGACGCTGCTCGTGTGGGCGGACCAGGATCGACTCAGCCAGATTTTGACGAATTTATTGGATAATGCTATCAAGTACACGCCCGACGGGGGGCACGTTTCCGTGGAACTCTCCATCGATCTGCACCAGATGGCTCAGGTCGTCGTTCGTGACAACGGCCAGGGAATCCCCTCGGATGCGCTCCCCAAACTGTTTGATCCATTCTTTCGGGTGCAGCAAGAAGAACGCGGCCAGACCAAGGGCTTGGGACTTGGGTTGGCGATCGTGAAAGACTTAGTCGATCTGCACGGCGGCAGCATCAGAGTACGTAGCGAGGTGGATCAGGGCACCGCGTTTATCTTCACACTGCCCCTGCAGTCACGCGACTCGATCCCCCTCACCAAATTGCCTGCCGTCCGCCGCACGGTGCTGGTGGTCGATGACGACCTTGATATTTGCGACCTTCTGCGGGATCGACTGGAATCGGAAGGAGTCCAGGTGTATACCGCAGCGGATGGTCTCGCCGCGTTGCGCCTGTTGGCGGACACGCCGATCGACGGCGTGTTACTTGATATCGCCTTGCCGGAGTTGGACGGGTTTGAAATCCTCCGTCAATTACGCCACTCGCACCCCACGCTCCCGGTGGTGATGATGACGGCCGTGGAGGCCTTGGACCGCGCCATGGCAGCCGTGGAATCCGGGGCTCAGGGCTATCTCTTGAAACCCTTCGATGCGGCCCGCTTGCGGCAAATCGTCGACCGTTGGTTCATCGCCGGCGCCGACCACTCAGATTATCCGATAGGACGATAA
- a CDS encoding TonB-dependent receptor: MKSELNTSWYPLLAAGFTLLLSSLAAAEPAAVIARESFPFAANDELALLKEEETVSIASRYEQPISQAPSNVYVITDEDIRQSGAIDLPTVLRRVPGLEIMQTAGADFNVSARGGNQPFANKMLVMVDGRSIYLDVQGTVFWKSIPVTLPEIKRIEVLKGPASAVYGFNAFDGVINIITKSPEEMKGTTLQFGAGELGTISSAAVQAGTVGKFGYRLSIGRDQTQQWRDREALGFRSHKFNVQTEYALSSTSKLQVSGGLVDTNRHDGQVGEVTSNSIRPSLAYANVLYEHGAFLVRAWWSGYTDHATINPNSQLVNLLSITDRNGQSTNPFSGNTYNVDVQHAADLWATNRLLYGINYRHNSLSSSAIAQFSREDRLGLFIQDEWRATSAVTIVAGLRYDLHSQINGTWSPRVALLYQPVEGHTFHLSGSTAYRPPTLFESYQDQRVTTSIPTGVPFPPSISSTVPVTGSTRLTPEQIISYEAGYQGWYWKHRLRVRADLFFNHVSDLIGSRIIAGGASEFVNDQGAADIYGGEAGIEFLASRWLSGFANYAYEEIGQSFSGTVKRGAPRSKVSAGLRTEWENGLSGEIGYYYVGATTYPLAQTFTLLANIPATGVTVPSDRIGSYNLLNLRVGYRFWQQKAAAGYMREAEVAFSIFNALNDRHREHPLGDRIGSRSMGWITVRF, encoded by the coding sequence ATGAAATCTGAACTGAACACATCGTGGTATCCGCTCTTGGCGGCGGGATTCACGCTCCTCCTCAGCAGCCTTGCGGCTGCCGAACCGGCGGCGGTGATCGCTCGTGAGTCGTTCCCGTTCGCCGCTAATGATGAATTGGCGCTCTTAAAAGAAGAAGAAACGGTCAGTATTGCGTCGCGTTATGAGCAGCCGATCTCACAGGCCCCGTCGAACGTTTACGTCATTACGGACGAGGATATCCGACAATCCGGTGCCATCGATTTGCCAACCGTCCTTCGCCGGGTTCCAGGGCTGGAAATCATGCAGACGGCAGGGGCCGACTTCAACGTGAGTGCCAGGGGTGGAAACCAGCCCTTCGCAAACAAGATGCTCGTCATGGTGGACGGACGGTCCATTTACCTCGACGTTCAAGGCACCGTGTTCTGGAAATCCATTCCGGTCACGCTCCCTGAAATTAAACGTATCGAAGTCCTCAAGGGACCTGCTTCAGCCGTGTATGGGTTTAATGCCTTCGACGGCGTGATCAATATCATCACCAAGTCGCCGGAGGAAATGAAGGGCACCACGCTGCAATTCGGGGCGGGCGAACTCGGCACGATCAGCAGCGCCGCCGTCCAGGCAGGCACCGTCGGTAAATTCGGCTATCGCCTCTCCATCGGCCGCGATCAGACCCAACAGTGGCGAGATCGAGAGGCTCTTGGCTTTCGATCGCACAAGTTCAACGTACAGACTGAGTACGCGTTGTCGTCGACTTCCAAACTGCAGGTATCAGGAGGGTTGGTCGACACGAATCGGCACGACGGACAGGTCGGCGAAGTCACGAGCAACTCCATTCGGCCATCGCTTGCGTACGCCAATGTCCTCTACGAACATGGGGCCTTTCTCGTTCGGGCCTGGTGGTCCGGCTATACGGACCACGCAACCATTAATCCCAACTCCCAATTGGTCAACCTGCTGAGCATTACCGACCGCAACGGACAATCGACCAATCCGTTCTCGGGAAACACCTACAACGTGGACGTGCAACATGCGGCCGACCTCTGGGCCACGAACCGATTGCTGTACGGGATCAATTATCGCCACAACTCGCTGTCAAGCAGCGCTATCGCTCAATTCAGCCGAGAAGACCGCCTGGGACTGTTCATTCAGGACGAATGGCGCGCCACCTCCGCAGTGACAATCGTCGCCGGCCTGCGTTATGACCTCCATTCCCAAATCAACGGAACCTGGAGCCCGCGGGTGGCGCTCCTGTATCAACCGGTCGAGGGCCACACCTTTCATCTCTCCGGATCGACCGCCTATCGGCCGCCGACCCTGTTTGAATCCTATCAAGACCAGCGTGTGACCACCTCGATTCCAACCGGGGTGCCGTTTCCACCCTCAATCTCGTCGACGGTGCCGGTCACCGGCTCGACCCGGCTCACGCCGGAACAGATCATTTCCTATGAGGCCGGATACCAGGGCTGGTACTGGAAACACCGGTTACGAGTGCGCGCGGACCTGTTCTTCAACCATGTCTCCGATTTGATCGGCAGCCGGATCATCGCCGGCGGGGCCTCAGAGTTTGTCAACGACCAAGGTGCTGCCGACATTTACGGCGGTGAGGCCGGCATTGAATTCCTCGCCAGCCGCTGGCTCAGTGGATTTGCCAACTATGCCTACGAGGAAATCGGCCAGTCATTCAGCGGCACAGTCAAACGAGGCGCCCCGCGATCAAAAGTCAGCGCAGGCCTGAGGACCGAGTGGGAAAACGGCCTCAGTGGGGAGATCGGTTACTACTATGTCGGGGCAACAACCTATCCGCTCGCACAGACCTTTACGCTCCTGGCCAATATCCCCGCCACCGGGGTAACGGTCCCATCTGACCGCATCGGCAGTTACAACCTGCTCAATCTCCGTGTTGGGTATCGGTTTTGGCAACAAAAGGCCGCCGCCGGCTACATGCGTGAGGCGGAAGTGGCCTTCTCGATCTTTAATGCACTGAACGACAGACATCGGGAACATCCGCTCGGCGACCGGATCGGCAGCCGGTCGATGGGATGGATCACCGTGCGGTTTTAA